CATGAGGCCCTGGCTGCAGCGCTGCCCTATCTCCTGGGGCTTGGTGCAGTTGGGGCCAGACTCAGAGCAGAGACCCCATGGCTCGGCCACGCTGGGGCTGGGATGTGTTCCCAGCGTGGCAATGCTGCAGGCCAGCAGGACAGCCCACTGGAGGGACCCCTGGGCTTGAGGGCTCCTTCTTTTAGCAGGTCCTTTTAGAGCCAATCCCATACCATCCATGGTGCTCATCCTTGCTGCGCCCTCCTGGGAAATACCACACTCTGGAGGGGCAGGGTCCAAGGACCTGGGAAGTAAACTGTATTTATCACTGCTGCTAATGAGCACTCGGGTGTTGAGCAGTTACCAGGGCTGTTTGCACAGCAGAGGTCTGAGCTGCCTCTCCTTAAAGCCACCCTGTACTTTCTCCCTtccaagaagcaaaaaaattgTCCTGTCCACATCCAGGTGGTGGCAAACAAGAACCTGATTCATCCTTAGATAATGTGtacattccttttctttcctgagcAGCCTTTGCATATATATGAAGAAAGCTCTTAAGCGGCACTGCAGTCAAACCTGATCTGCTTTTAGAAGGCAGATCCTTAAATTAccctctccctctctgcagGCAGGGAATTGCGGGATATTCTGGTGCAAACCCGTGGTGGTGGCACACGCGTGTTCAGCTCAAGCTGcgcagctctgctgggcagtGACAAACCACATGGCCTGGAGCTGGCTGCAGTGGAAGGGCAGGGGGTCCCAGATGGGTGACCTACAGGGCTGCTTGGGGTTCTGCTCCTTGTGAGTTTGGGGCTTACAGAATGGGTTTGGGGCAGCCTCACtcagtggggctggggatgaTGCCGTGGTGGTCTGCATGGCTCGAGCAGGTGACGACACTGGTGTGACACCACCCCAAGTAAGGTCGCAGAGCAGATCCATCTTCAGGGCAGGGCATCCCATCCATCTTCATCCAAGAACCCAAGTCACCAGGCAGGGCCAAGGTCAAGCTGCCTCATGAGCCTGCAAGGTCCCCCTGCTTCTGGGGAGGCAGGCTGGCATCGGAGGGGTGAGCATTCACTTCACTCCTGCAGAAAGCTGGAGAAAGCAGCCGTTTGTGTTTGAGGCTCCAATCTGCCAGTCTTCTGCTGCAGCTATACAAAAAACTCCTTCGTTGCAGCTTTTCTGGCTCAGCCATGCGATGctgagctctggcagcagggacagcactgtCCAGGCACAGGGACATGCCCCTGCACTTGCCAGTGGCTGGGTGCTGtgtgccccaggctgctgctcgCCCTTTAAGGCCCGGCAGCAGCTGATGGCCACGTGTGCACTGCCTTGGCACGCTCTCCGTGCCCTCTGTGCAGCGGGCACGGGGACAACCAGCGCACCAGCTCGTCGACTGTCCCCTGTTCGGTGGCTGTCCCCAACGCTGGCGCTGCTGGTGGCCGGCACAGGATGAGTGGGTGCCCAGTGGGTGCAGTGTGGGGTGAGGGTCACCATGCAGGCAGCAGGTGAGGGGCTGCCCGCTGCCGTGCCTCACCATGGCCCCAGAGATTCCCCAGGATGCAGCGTGGACTCCTGCTGCCCTCGCTAAGGGCTCATCTCTCTGCTCTCCTTCCAGGTTTCAAGTGCCCCATTTGCTCCAAATCTGTGGCTTCTGACGAGATGGAAATGCACTTTATCATGTGTCTGAGCAAACCTCGCCTCTCCTACAACGGTAAGGGACAGGCTGTGTTGGGGACATCgtgtcctgctgccctgggaTGGCTCCGGGCAGGCTGGAGAGACATTTGCTGCGGGCAGGCAGCTTGGCTGGGCTTCCCAAGAGGGCTGTGCTCTGGTGGGATGGTGCTGCTCCATTCCCCTCCCCTGTGATGGCTCAAccctgctgcttttgctttcagGCTCCTTTGTAACACCTACGTCAGGGtggccccctccccacccctctgTGCCCGAGGGAGCCCTGCTTGGCCCTGCATCCTGCCTGGTGGGGGAAGGGGACGCGTGTCCTCCTGGGCTACCCCCACAAAGGGGCAttgccttcctcccctcctcgcTGGCAGGCCGGCTCAGGAGGCTGAGCACTGGGCTGTAAGCTCCGGCATCTCCCACCTTTCTCCTGACCACTGGTGTGGGAGTGATGCTCACCCCCTAGTGGTTGGTGATTTTTTGGAAGCCAGGGATGGGGGCTGTGTTCACTCCAGATGCCCCAGGCCTGTGTCCCCCCTGTGCCTCCACGTGAGCCTCCTGGCAGTGTTTTCCAGCGCTGTTGCCATTCCACCCCATCCCGGCTGCCTCTGAAGTGACGCTGGGTTTCCCTCCATCCCAGGGAGGGGAATGCTGCAGTGGTCCCTGTCTCACTGCTGCCCTGTCCTCCCCTCCCAGATGACGTGCTGACCAAGGACGCTGGCGAGTGCGTGATctgcctggaggagctgctgcagggggaCACGATAGCCAGGCTGCCCTGCCTCTGCATTTATCACAAAAGGTATCATGAGGGGACAGCCAGGCGGGTGGCAAGGGGACAAGCAGGGACACCTGAGGCTCAGAAGCATGGTGGTAACATGCTCTCCTCTTGCAGCTGTATAGACTCATGGTTTGAAGTGAACAGATCTTGCCCAGAGCATCCTTCTGATTGACCCGCCGGGCGTGCTTGCTGACTTCTCTCTAAGGTGAGCCTGTAGTGGACTGCTCAGAAGGGATATTCCCATGCCGCGTTTAAATCCAGGGCTGAAAGTGGAGGATGGGGTGGGATAGGGTGGGATGTGACAGCCAGGGCTCCTGCTCCTCACCCGGGACGGTCTCTCTCTGCCTTTGCAGGGCACCTTGCTATACCTGCTGTACCTCCTCTCCCcgtcccccccgccccgcctgGAGTTTTGGGCTGACTTTAAATTCCTcaagaagacaaaaataaaacccagaaaCTTGAATCCACTTGGGACAACGGcgcagtttttattttattttgttatttttatttgttctgttgtttttctgctttttgttttgttttgttttgttttttaatttaaaagatttaaaacaaaaagaaacatccAGGAGAAGACAGTGTGAGAAAAGCGGAGCGACCTGCTCTCCCCTCCACAGCCGCTGGTCACCAGGAGAGCTCTGCCCGCCAGGGAGGCCCCAGGGACGCCCTTGGCCAAAACCCTGCCATGATGTTTGGCTTTTCTCCCCGAACCGAAAGGGGAAAGCTGCCGGGGGACAGCCGGCCAAACGGAGCACGCGGCATTTCTCACCGGCAACCCCCCCACCTCCCACCCAGACTCGCCCGGGGGCTCTGCTCGGTTTTTTTGCACTGACTAAACGGGAAATTTCTCCTCTCTCCCATCTCCCTTTTGGAGATCTCCaccccggccccggcagcgTTGAGATGGGGACTCTGCCCCACGCCGAGAGCGGGGCCACTGCTCCCCCCTGCTGAGTCGCAGGGGTCCGTCTTTCAAGTGTTTACAacgagaaaaaaaaggaaaaaaaaaggaaaaaaaagaagaaaaaaagagaaaatggacaaaaaaaaaaaaacaccaaacaacaaaccacaaCTGAAGCTTCGTGTTGACTGGCGTGTTCTTCAATTTGAGCTTCCCTGCCCCGGTGATGTTTACAGACTGGTCACTCTTTAACTCAGCTATAACCACTCAGAGActggagagctgcagcatccccgccgcccctctcgtGCCCCCTCGCCGGGCTCCTCTTGCCAAAACCACCCcccctctttcttttccatcGGCTTTGAGTTGGACCCTTTTGAGGAGGGTATGGGGAAGGCCCCAATGGCCCCCCGGATGCCCCTGGCCACCCCTAGTCACAGGGGTggctttgctggaggtgccaagATGGTGTCATTTCATGGCAGTGACCCCCTcgcccatccccatcccctcctggcGCGGCGGGCGCATTTTCGTTGGTGAGACCTCCCCTGCCGGTGGCCGTGCCCCTGCGGGAAacctttctgtatttatatattaaaaaccgggggaaaaaaagagttcaGAGCTTGGGGGGAGCTTCCTTCATTAGTCAAGGTGTTTTGATATGGTATTAAAACAATGTTCAATAAAATATTCACTGTTATTTTATTTCACTGGCTTTCTTGGTGAAGCAGATGGTGCCAGTGGGGTGCTGGAGCCCCCCACCCATGCCaattccccctgccatgtggggATGGATGGCCACAGTGGTGCTCGGCAGGTCCCAGAGAGCTCCCACctggcaccagcagcactgcagctcaGGGGAAGTGGCTGAAGTGGGATGCCAACAATGCCCTGCCCTGTGTGTGCTGTCTGGGACAGGGgcctgctgggaaggggctgggcgGTCCTGTCCACCCAAACAACTTCACAGCACATGGACACTCTGAGTGAAAAGGGTTTATTGGGGCTTTGAGGATCCCTGACCCCCAGAAGTGGGGATGGGGGGATTTGTAGGGACACATACAGTGGCACTGGAGGGCAGCATGGCCACTCTGGCCCTGACACCAGGGGCTGAGGCCCCCTCACCTCCAGCTCAGTGCCGGTGCTCCCCCTCAGAGCACCTTGCCAGGGTTCATGAGGTTGTGGGGGTCGAGCGCAGCCTTGATGGAGCGCAGGGTGTCCAGGCCCTCCtggcccagctcctcctgcagcagtgccCGCTTGCCCAGCCCCACGCCGTGCTCCCCGGTGCAGGTGCCCCCCGCCGCCAGTGCACGcctgcaggacagggaggggcagggcaTGGGGACGTCTGtccatccagccctgctcccccagcGTACTCTGGCCCCACCTGCCCAGGCGCTGGGTGAAAGCATGGATGCGCTGGGCCTCCTCTGGGTCCTGGGAGTTGAAGATGAGGAGGCAGTGGAAGTTGCCATCGCCCACATGTCCCACCATGGGTCCTGCAAAGCCACAGGTCAGATGGTGTGTGGCATGAAGGATGGTGACCCCCCAACCTCCTCTGTCCCAGGGGGCTGTGGCCCTGCTGACCAGTGATGCTGGAGgcctgcaggtcctgcttgGTCTCCACCACCACATCGGGCAGGCGGGAGATGGGCACGCAGACATCCGTGGAGTAGCCCTGGGacagggagggcagagctgtggcACTCACAGCACCATGGGCGCTGCCGCCATCATCCCCATCCTTGTGCCTCACCTGGCAGCCAGGCCGCAGGGCCAGGGCAGCGTACCAGGCATTGTGGCGCATGGACCAGAGCTGCTCAcgctcctccagcccctctgcccaggccaggccagAGCCACCGTTCTGTCGCACGATCTCCTCTGATGGTGACCAGGAGCTCTGGGACAGGACCCACAGCACCCCCGGGCACCCAGCCCAGGACCTCCAGTGCCCATCCTGGGCACCCATCCCACATCCTGGGATACTCCTGGTCCCTCTGCCCCTTGTCCCTGGGTCCCTGTCCACCACCCTGTGACACCCCTGGTCCCCCCCATCCCATGTCCACAAGCCCCTCAGCAGACCCTAGCGCAGACACCCAGCCCTCACCCTAGTGTCTTCCCAGTCCTCATCCCAAGCCTCCATCGCTGgtccccctctcccaggacccctgACCATCGCTGGACCCCCTCTCCCACTTATCCCCCTCCTCAGCACACCCCTGATCTCCCATCCCCTATCCATAGGCAGCCATCCATGACACCAGTCCCCCAATTCTAGGCTCTGGGCACCTGTCCCTCAACCTGATGATCTCAAGGTCTCCAATCCCCacccagccctgagcacccATCCCTCACGCCAGGACATGCCTGGTCCCACTGTCCCATGTCCTGGACATCCATCACTCACCCCAGTGACACATCATGGCCCCCTAGCACCACACTTCACTCCAGAACACCCTGGTCCCCGTGTCCTGTGTCCCATATCCCTGGGTACCCCTCCCTCATCCCTGGGTATCCATCATGGCCCCCAGCCCCAGACACCCTATCCTCACCCCTATTCCCAGCCATACccgtctgctgctgctgctcagccaggCTGTGCCGGGAGCCgtggagctccaggagaagcgtggctgctgctggcagccccaTCCCACTGAAGCGGCCACAGGCATCTGCCATCACCTCATCCAGGAACTCTGGGTGGGAGGAAGCAGTGCTGAGCTCCACCACTGGCACctggacccccagccccacctctgGCTGCGGGCACCTACCGATGCGGGCCACGGGCACAGCGGCCTGCAGCACCTGGACTGTGCAGGCCACAGCCGCCCCCACACTGGGGAAAGAGGTGACAGTGGCAGCAGTGGCCTCGGGCAGTGGGTGCAGGCGCAGCGTGGCCTGAGTCAGGAAGCCCAGGGTGCCCTCAGAGCCCACGAAGAGCGAGGTCAGGTCGTAGCCAGCCGCCCGCTTCCTGCACAGAGCTGGTGAGCAGGCGCCCACGCGGCACatgcccagcccagcacagccccccgGCATCCCAGCGCCCACCTGGGCTGGCGCCCGGGGCCGGCGGTGTGGAGCAGGCGCCCGTCCGGCAGCACCACGCGCAGGTTGAGCACGTTGGGGCGCATGGTGCCGTAGCGCACCGCGTTGGTGCCCGAGGCGCCCGTGGCAGCCATGCCACACAGCGAGGCGTCTGCCCCCGGGTCTGTGAGCAGGGGATGGGCAGGGGAGGCAAGTGGGGATGGTGTCCACTCCCACATGGACACCACTGGGACCTCAACCACAGCAAAATTATGGGCATTCCCAGAAGCACAGGGGTCATGCCACTTCCATTCCCATGGGAACCCCTGGGAGTGCAGTGCACCCATGAACACCACAGCACCTCCAACACTCCCAACATGCCCAGGCCTACAGGCATCCCCAGCACCTCCAGTGctgtcacccccagccccatgaCCCCCCTCATGCCTATAGTACCGACAGGGAACCAGAGCCCGGTGCCACGCAGGTGCTTGTTGAGGGCCTTGCGAGTGACACCGGGCTCCACTGTCACCGAGAAGTCCTCGAGGCTCAGCTCTGCGATGGCGTCCATGCGGCTCAGGTCAAAGCAGACAccgccctggcacaggggcaccCGGGGCTCTGGGCGCGGCCGGGCACCCAGAGCCCCCGGGGGGTCGGAGGTGCCGGGGGAGCCGATACCTGCACGGCATTGACGCCTCCTTCGAGGCCGGTACCGGTGCCAAAGGGCACCATGGGCACGCGGCAGCGGTGACAGAGCGCTGCCAGCTCCTGCACCTGCCCCACCGCCTGGGGCCACACCACGACGTCCGGGGGGGCACAGCTGAGGGACAGACAGCACCACTGACCCACTGACTTAAACCACTTGGTCCTCCCCAtggccctcccccagcccgggaCTTGCCATacgccccttcccctccccacgGCCCCTTGTCTACCCAAACATTTCCCATGCCCACAGCTGGCCCCTCCCCGTATGACCCTTCCCCTTCCCGTGCCTCTTGTCCTCCCTAGATTTCTTCCCTTCCCTATGACCCTTCCCCTTCCCATGGTCTTtcccctccccagagccttccccagggGTCCCAGCTCCGGAGGCACTCACGGGTGCATGGACTCATCGTGGCCGTGCTGCTCCCGCACCGCTGTGGCCGTGGAGACATTGGGGGCCCCAACCACGGCCCTCAGGGCCTCCACGAAGTCCGGGGGCAGCGAGGGCTGCGGGGGGAACAACGAGGGCCCTTCAGGGACGCAGTGGGGAGGGTCTGATCGCGGCCATGGGCCAAGGGCACAAGGCCAAGTGGCCGCGTCAGGACCTGAGTGCCCTTCGGAGCCCCGGCCCCAccttggagcagcagctgcggCGCCCCAGGGCTGCCCCGAGCGCCAGCACCCTCCGCAGGGCCATGTCTTGACGGGACAAGACCGGGAACATGGGGACTGCACAGGACCAGGACATTGCCCTCCCCCGCAGCCTGTCCGTCCCTCCCCCACCCTGACACCTTAAGGTGGCTCCAGCCACACGCGAGTGTGTCCCTGACGGGGGGAACTGGGTCCCACCCGTGCCTGTGGTCATgttcccctgctgtcccctgcctgAGCGGAGTCACTGCATTCGCCGTGGCCCCTACCCTCCCACGCATCCCCATGCCTGCTCAAGTATCCCCACAGCTGGTCAGGGCTCCACGACCCCACAGGAGACCACACGTCCCCATGCTcctcccctcccagccaggagtCACCATGTCCCCCTGCCCatctgtccccattcccaagcaggtgtccccgtgcccccctgcccctctgTTCCCCCGCGCAGTCAGGTTTCCCCATTCAGGGCCAGGAGTTCCCATGCCCGTCTGCCCATCTGTCCCCGTTCCCAGCCAGGTGTCCCCATGCCTCTCAGCCCTCCTGGACAGGTGTCCTCATGCCCAGAGAACTGACCCCAGCCCACggcccatccccatccccagccGGCCGTCTCCCGGCCACCCGCCTGCCCCATGCCCCGCTCCTGTCCCTCCCGGCATGGTGACAAGGACACAGTGCTCAGGGGGTGGCAGCGTTTATTGCTGGCCTCAGTTGGCCTCCAGGATGGAGTCGATCCAGTCGCGGAGCTTGGTGACGCGGGCGTACACGCCGGGCGTCTGGGTGTcgcaggtgctgctgccccaggaGACGATGCCCACCAGGTTCCAGGCGCCGTCCTTCTGGCACACCAGCGGGCCCCCGGAGTCGCCCTGCACGGGGCAGCGGGTGAGcgccggggcggggcccgggggcGCCGCGGGCAGCGGGGGCCGGGGGCACGTACCATGCAGGAGGAGGCTCCGTCGGCGCCGGCACAGACCATCACCTCGCGGATGCGGAAGCCCCAGAACTCCTTGCACTGGTCGTTGGTGAGCAGGGGCAGAGCCACCTGCTGCAGCACCGCCGGCGTGTTCGAGGCTGCGGGGAGCGGGGGGCGTCAGCAccggcaccgggaatggggacaAGGACTgggacggggagggggggggacgAGGAGGACAGGACCGTGGTGATGATGGTGGAGATGGGGACAGGACCGGGTCAGGGTTGGGAACGGGTGATGGAGATGGGGAATGGGACAGGGATGAAGATGGGCATacgggaacgggatggggattCAGATTTGGATGGGGatctggatgggagattggcaTGAGCATTATGATTCAGCTGAAGACAGGGACTGACAATATGGATGaggaaggggacagggaagACAGGGGACAAGGGCGGGGATGGGGATTTGGATGAGGCAGGGGacaggaatggggatggggcCG
This region of Aphelocoma coerulescens isolate FSJ_1873_10779 chromosome 11, UR_Acoe_1.0, whole genome shotgun sequence genomic DNA includes:
- the LDHD gene encoding probable D-lactate dehydrogenase, mitochondrial isoform X1; the encoded protein is MFPVLSRQDMALRRVLALGAALGRRSCCSKPSLPPDFVEALRAVVGAPNVSTATAVREQHGHDESMHPCAPPDVVVWPQAVGQVQELAALCHRCRVPMVPFGTGTGLEGGVNAVQGGVCFDLSRMDAIAELSLEDFSVTVEPGVTRKALNKHLRGTGLWFPVDPGADASLCGMAATGASGTNAVRYGTMRPNVLNLRVVLPDGRLLHTAGPGRQPRKRAAGYDLTSLFVGSEGTLGFLTQATLRLHPLPEATAATVTSFPSVGAAVACTVQVLQAAVPVARIEFLDEVMADACGRFSGMGLPAAATLLLELHGSRHSLAEQQQQTGLLHGCLRAHLPPARCGGGDQAGPAGLQHHWTHGGTCGRWQLPLPPHLQLPGPRGGPAHPCFHPAPGQACTGGGGHLHRGARRGAGQAGTAAGGAGPGGPGHPALHQGCARPPQPHEPWQGALRGSTGTELEVRGPQPLVSGPEWPCCPPVPLYVSLQIPPSPLLGVRDPQSPNKPFSLRVSMCCEVVWVDRTAQPLPSRPLSQTAHTGQGIVGIPLQPLPLSCSAAGARWELSGTCRAPLWPSIPTWQGELAWVGGSSTPLAPSASPRKPVK
- the LDHD gene encoding probable D-lactate dehydrogenase, mitochondrial isoform X2, translating into MSWSCAVPMFPVLSRQDMALRRVLALGAALGRRSCCSKPSLPPDFVEALRAVVGAPNVSTATAVREQHGHDESMHPCAPPDVVVWPQAVGQVQELAALCHRCRVPMVPFGTGTGLEGGVNAVQGGVCFDLSRMDAIAELSLEDFSVTVEPGVTRKALNKHLRGTGLWFPVDPGADASLCGMAATGASGTNAVRYGTMRPNVLNLRVVLPDGRLLHTAGPGRQPRKRAAGYDLTSLFVGSEGTLGFLTQATLRLHPLPEATAATVTSFPSVGAAVACTVQVLQAAVPVARIEFLDEVMADACGRFSGMGLPAAATLLLELHGSRHSLAEQQQQTEEIVRQNGGSGLAWAEGLEEREQLWSMRHNAWYAALALRPGCQGYSTDVCVPISRLPDVVVETKQDLQASSITGPMVGHVGDGNFHCLLIFNSQDPEEAQRIHAFTQRLGRRALAAGGTCTGEHGVGLGKRALLQEELGQEGLDTLRSIKAALDPHNLMNPGKVL